Proteins encoded by one window of Halichondria panicea chromosome 8, odHalPani1.1, whole genome shotgun sequence:
- the LOC135339487 gene encoding uncharacterized protein LOC135339487 isoform X1, with protein sequence MMPGSKIVLPSSNVDDYTATALHSTITRIVNPTSVKDASSKEIYKIENCPSWWPKDVLFSSVLVPKAVTNGITVVHLRKILADFLEKCPEQYIISPPVDQQNSDSTVETDQPEDPAVGTKRACMGPKIVLPSSDVEEYTGNVLQNIVSSISKPKGWSGGRNAYTSTDRPSWWPKDVVFCCLKGSKAMSNGITVVHRRKVLAAFLEKCPEQYTISRPVGQQKNSAIQKSFGTNSSKIILPSSNAEEYIGLFLRSTVSHIANPKGRKGGSFYRNNNCPSWWPKDVAFVPSDYINAVNQRKIVAAFLEKCPEQYTILSPVDQQNSASAFETDQPEDPAVGTKRVRRMPGSKIVLPSSDVKEYSGNFLRDTISNIANPKDLMIRKCYSSENCPSWWPKDVPFCILSGPTVSDQRRKVLAAFLEKCPEQYTISRPVDQDQPEDQLIGTKRARRMPRSKIVLPSSDAEEYSGKILRGTISRIVNPDGWGRGNIYTSDNCPSWWPKDVAFTPATGPKAIENGITAEHQRKILAAFLEKCPEQYTISPKKRLLNPTSSPLVGDKQPVREVSPQSSSESDQEEPVGMNQTPPTGANRTRSVGATISTAAQHASPKLILPSSCANDYYQPALISLLQKILNPQSHNFVYSSANCPSWWPTDVPFTRAEDMKAKDRTKALTAFLENCPEQYTISPPVDQQNVVSEVETDQPEDFLIYGDESSNASDEENASIPSDPEDLVNSLEQHLLDSRKRRLEAERKVEELTEEVKRLREERKFIGSIVKRSRLH encoded by the exons ATGATGCCAGGTtcaaagatagttcttccaagcTCTAATGTTGATGATTATACTGCAACAGCTCTTCATAGCACAATTACTCGTATTGTGAACCCTACAA GTGTGAAGGATGCAAGCAGCAAAGAAATCTACAAGATTGAGAATTGTCCGagttggtggccaaaagatgtGCTGTTTTCTTCTGTGTTAG TGCCCAAGGCTGTCACGAATGGTATCACAGTTGTACACCTAAGAAAGATTTTAGCAGATTTCTTGGAGAAATGTCCTGAGCAGTACATAAT atcacctccagtTGATCAGCAAAATTCTGACTCGACAGTTGAAACTGACCAACCAGAAGACCCTGCAGTTGGTACAAAGAGAGCCTGTATGGGCCcaaagatagttcttccaagcTCTGATGTTGAGGAATATACTGGAAACGTTCTTCAGAACATAGTTTCAAGTATTTCGAAGCCTAAAG GTTGGAGTGGCGGCAGGAACGCCTATACGAGTACTGATCGTCCAagttggtggccaaaagatgtGGTGTTTTGCTGTTTGAAAG GGTCAAAGGCGATGTCAAATGGTATCACAGTTGTACACCGGAGAAAGGTATTGGCAGCTTTCTTGGAGAAATGCCctgagcagtacacaat ATCACGTCCAGTTGGTCAGCAAAAAAACTCTGCTATACAAAAAAGTTTTGGTACAAACAGCTCAAAAATAATTCTTCCAAGCTCTAATGCTGAGGAATACATTGGACTCTTTCTTCGTAGCACCGTTTCCCATATTGCGAACCCTAAAG GTCGGAAGGGCGGCAGCTTCTACAGGAATAATAATTGTCCAagttggtggccaaaagatgtGGCGTTTGTTCCTTCAG ATTATATCAATGCTGTAAACCAGAGAAAGATTGTGGCAGCTTTCTTGGAGAAATGTCctgagcagtacacaat ATTATCTCCAGttgatcagcaaaactctGCCTCGGCATTTGAAACTGACCAACCAGAAGACCCTGCGGTTGGTACAAAGAGAGTCAGGAGGATGCCAGGCtcaaagatagttcttccaagcTCTGATGTTAAGGAATATTCTGGAAACTTTCTTCGTGACACAATTTCAAATATTGCGAACCCTAAAG ATTTGATGATCAGAAAGTGCTACAGTAGTGAAAATTGTCCAagttggtggccaaaagatgtGCCTTTTTGTATTCTGTCAG gGCCCACAGTTTCCGACCAGAGAAGAAAGGTATTGGCAGCTTTCTTGGAGAAATGTCCGGAGCAAtacacaat ATCACGTCCAGTTGATCAGGACCAGCCAGAAGACCAACTCATTGGTACAAAGAGAGCCAGGAGGATGCCACGCtcaaagatagttcttccaagcTCTGATGCTGAGGAATATTCTGGAAAAATCCTTCGTGGCACAATTTCACGCATTGTGAACCCTGATG GTTGGGGTAGGGGAAATATCTACACGAGTGACAATTGTCCAagttggtggccaaaagatgtGGCGTTCACTCCTGCGACAG GGCCCAAGGCTATCGAAAATGGTATCACTGCTGAACACCAGAGAAAAATTTTGGCAGCTTTCTTGGAGAAATGCCctgagcagtacacaat ATCTCCCAAGAAACGGCTACTCAATCCCACCTCTTCCCCACTCGTTGGTGATAAGCAACCAGTAAGAGAAGTCAGCCCACAAAGTTCCTCTGAAAGTGATCAAGAAGAGCCTGTAGGAATGAACCAAACACCACCTACTGGAGCTAATCGTACTCGATCAGTAGGAGCCACAATCAGCACTGCTGCACAACATGCAAGCCCAAAGCTTATCCTACCCAGCTCTTGTGCAAATGACTATTATCAACCTGCTCTCATTTCGCTACTTCAAAAGATTTTAAATCCCCAAA GTCATAACTTCGTATACTCCAGTGCTAATTGTCCCAGCTGGTGGCCGACTGATGTACCATTCACTAGGGCAGAAG ATATGAAAGCTAAAGACAGGACAAAAGCACTGACAGCTTTCTTGGAGAATTGTCCTGAGCaatacacaat atcacctccagtTGATCAGCAAAATGTTGTCTCGGAAGTTGAAACTGACCAACCAGAAGACTTCCTCATATATGGCGATGAAAGTTCAAATGCATCTGATGAAGAAAATGCTAGCATACCAAGTGACCCCGAAGATCTGGTGAATAGTCTAGAGCAGCACCTTCTGGATTCTAGGAAAAGAAGGCTCGAGGCTGAGAGGAAAGTTGAGGAGCTGACGGAAGAAGTCAAACGTCTCAGAGAAGAAAGGAAGTTCATAGGTTCTATTGTGAAACGATCACGACTCCACTAG
- the LOC135339487 gene encoding uncharacterized protein LOC135339487 isoform X2 — protein MGPKIVLPSSDVEEYTGNVLQNIVSSISKPKGWSGGRNAYTSTDRPSWWPKDVVFCCLKGSKAMSNGITVVHRRKVLAAFLEKCPEQYTISRPVGQQKNSAIQKSFGTNSSKIILPSSNAEEYIGLFLRSTVSHIANPKGRKGGSFYRNNNCPSWWPKDVAFVPSDYINAVNQRKIVAAFLEKCPEQYTILSPVDQQNSASAFETDQPEDPAVGTKRVRRMPGSKIVLPSSDVKEYSGNFLRDTISNIANPKDLMIRKCYSSENCPSWWPKDVPFCILSGPTVSDQRRKVLAAFLEKCPEQYTISRPVDQDQPEDQLIGTKRARRMPRSKIVLPSSDAEEYSGKILRGTISRIVNPDGWGRGNIYTSDNCPSWWPKDVAFTPATGPKAIENGITAEHQRKILAAFLEKCPEQYTISPKKRLLNPTSSPLVGDKQPVREVSPQSSSESDQEEPVGMNQTPPTGANRTRSVGATISTAAQHASPKLILPSSCANDYYQPALISLLQKILNPQSHNFVYSSANCPSWWPTDVPFTRAEDMKAKDRTKALTAFLENCPEQYTISPPVDQQNVVSEVETDQPEDFLIYGDESSNASDEENASIPSDPEDLVNSLEQHLLDSRKRRLEAERKVEELTEEVKRLREERKFIGSIVKRSRLH, from the exons ATGGGCCcaaagatagttcttccaagcTCTGATGTTGAGGAATATACTGGAAACGTTCTTCAGAACATAGTTTCAAGTATTTCGAAGCCTAAAG GTTGGAGTGGCGGCAGGAACGCCTATACGAGTACTGATCGTCCAagttggtggccaaaagatgtGGTGTTTTGCTGTTTGAAAG GGTCAAAGGCGATGTCAAATGGTATCACAGTTGTACACCGGAGAAAGGTATTGGCAGCTTTCTTGGAGAAATGCCctgagcagtacacaat ATCACGTCCAGTTGGTCAGCAAAAAAACTCTGCTATACAAAAAAGTTTTGGTACAAACAGCTCAAAAATAATTCTTCCAAGCTCTAATGCTGAGGAATACATTGGACTCTTTCTTCGTAGCACCGTTTCCCATATTGCGAACCCTAAAG GTCGGAAGGGCGGCAGCTTCTACAGGAATAATAATTGTCCAagttggtggccaaaagatgtGGCGTTTGTTCCTTCAG ATTATATCAATGCTGTAAACCAGAGAAAGATTGTGGCAGCTTTCTTGGAGAAATGTCctgagcagtacacaat ATTATCTCCAGttgatcagcaaaactctGCCTCGGCATTTGAAACTGACCAACCAGAAGACCCTGCGGTTGGTACAAAGAGAGTCAGGAGGATGCCAGGCtcaaagatagttcttccaagcTCTGATGTTAAGGAATATTCTGGAAACTTTCTTCGTGACACAATTTCAAATATTGCGAACCCTAAAG ATTTGATGATCAGAAAGTGCTACAGTAGTGAAAATTGTCCAagttggtggccaaaagatgtGCCTTTTTGTATTCTGTCAG gGCCCACAGTTTCCGACCAGAGAAGAAAGGTATTGGCAGCTTTCTTGGAGAAATGTCCGGAGCAAtacacaat ATCACGTCCAGTTGATCAGGACCAGCCAGAAGACCAACTCATTGGTACAAAGAGAGCCAGGAGGATGCCACGCtcaaagatagttcttccaagcTCTGATGCTGAGGAATATTCTGGAAAAATCCTTCGTGGCACAATTTCACGCATTGTGAACCCTGATG GTTGGGGTAGGGGAAATATCTACACGAGTGACAATTGTCCAagttggtggccaaaagatgtGGCGTTCACTCCTGCGACAG GGCCCAAGGCTATCGAAAATGGTATCACTGCTGAACACCAGAGAAAAATTTTGGCAGCTTTCTTGGAGAAATGCCctgagcagtacacaat ATCTCCCAAGAAACGGCTACTCAATCCCACCTCTTCCCCACTCGTTGGTGATAAGCAACCAGTAAGAGAAGTCAGCCCACAAAGTTCCTCTGAAAGTGATCAAGAAGAGCCTGTAGGAATGAACCAAACACCACCTACTGGAGCTAATCGTACTCGATCAGTAGGAGCCACAATCAGCACTGCTGCACAACATGCAAGCCCAAAGCTTATCCTACCCAGCTCTTGTGCAAATGACTATTATCAACCTGCTCTCATTTCGCTACTTCAAAAGATTTTAAATCCCCAAA GTCATAACTTCGTATACTCCAGTGCTAATTGTCCCAGCTGGTGGCCGACTGATGTACCATTCACTAGGGCAGAAG ATATGAAAGCTAAAGACAGGACAAAAGCACTGACAGCTTTCTTGGAGAATTGTCCTGAGCaatacacaat atcacctccagtTGATCAGCAAAATGTTGTCTCGGAAGTTGAAACTGACCAACCAGAAGACTTCCTCATATATGGCGATGAAAGTTCAAATGCATCTGATGAAGAAAATGCTAGCATACCAAGTGACCCCGAAGATCTGGTGAATAGTCTAGAGCAGCACCTTCTGGATTCTAGGAAAAGAAGGCTCGAGGCTGAGAGGAAAGTTGAGGAGCTGACGGAAGAAGTCAAACGTCTCAGAGAAGAAAGGAAGTTCATAGGTTCTATTGTGAAACGATCACGACTCCACTAG
- the LOC135340173 gene encoding uncharacterized protein LOC135340173 gives MVPKAVTNGITVVHRRKILAAFLEKCPDQYTISPPVDQQNSASIVETDQPEDPAVGTKKAWMMSGSKIVLPSADAEEYSGNILRDTLSRIVNPKGLKGITFHRSENCPSWWPKDVTFCILSGPKAAANGITPGHQRKVLAAFLEKCPEQYTISPGIRLLNPTSSPLVGAKQPVREVSPQSSSESDQEEPVGMNQTPPTGANRTRSVGAATISTAAQHASPKLILPSLCANDYYQPALISLIQKILNPQRKKFTYSSANCPSWWPTDVPFIRAENMKAEDRRKILTAFLEKCPEQYTISSPDVRIIPRSNARSNARIVLSSKIVLPSSNVEEYSGIILRGTISRIVNPEGRGSGKLYTRENRPSWWPKDVAFSPATGPKAFANGITAEPLRKIFAAFLEKCPEQYTISPPVDQQNSAVAVRTDQPEDPAVRTTLLINSAVGAKKTRMMPGTKIVLPSSNVEEYSGNILQSVMSRIANSQGWRGRNVYTSDICPSWWPKDVAFAPMTGHKTIGIVTAVHRRKVLAAFLKKCPEQYTISPGAWLLNPTSSPLIGDKQPVREVDPQSSSESDQELVQYASPKLILPSSCANDYRQPALIALIRKILNPQRRHFIYSSANCPSWWPTDVPFIRTLDMKAKGRNKVLTAFLKKCPEQYTISPPVDQQNSASTVETDQPEDSLIYGDDSSNESDKENASIPSEIDQPEDSLIYGDDSLNESDEENASIPSETDQPEDSLIYGDDSSNKSDEENASIPSETDQPEDSLIYGDDSSNKSDEENASIPSDPEDLVNSLEQHLLDSRKRRLEAEMKVEELTKEVKRLREERKFIGSIVKRSRLHH, from the exons ATGG TGCCCAAGGCTGTCACAAATGGCATCACTGTTGTACACCGAAGAAAGATTTTGGCAGCTTTCTTGGAGAAATGTCCTGaccagtacacaat atcacctccagttgatcagcaaaactctGCTTCGATAGTTGAAACTGACCAACCAGAAGACCCTGCAGTTGGTACAAAGAAAGCCTGGATGATGTCAGGCTCAAAAATAGTTCTTCCAAGTGCTGATGCTGAGGAATATTCTGGAAACATTCTTCGTGACACACTTTCACGTATTGTAAACCCTAAAG GTTTGAAGGGCATCACCTTCCACAGGAGTGAAAATTGTCCAagttggtggccaaaagatgtGACATTTTGTATTCTGTCAG gGCCCAAGGCTGCTGCGAATGGTATTACTCCTGGACACCAGAGAAAGGTATTGGCAGCTTTCTTGGAGAAATGTCctgagcagtacacaat ATCACCCGGGATTCGGCTACTCAATCCCACCTCTTCCCCACTCGTTGGTGCTAAGCAACCAGTAAGAGAAGTCAGCCCACAAAGTTCCTCTGAAAGTGATCAAGAAGAGCCTGTAGGAATGAACCAAACACCACCTACTGGAGCTAATCGTACCCGATCAGTTGGAGCCGCCACAATCAGCACTGCTGCACAACATGCAAGCCCAAAGCTTATCCTACCCAGCTTGTGTGCAAATGACTATTATCAACCTGCTCTCATTTCGCTAATTCAAAAGATTTTAAATCCCCAAC GGAAAAAATTCACGTACTCCAGTGCTAATTGTCCCAGTTGGTGGCCGACTGATGTACCATTCATTAGGGCAGAAA ATATGAAAGCTGAAGACAGGAGAAAAATACTGACAGCTTTTCTGGAGAAATGTCctgagcagtacacaat ATCGTCTCCAGATGTTAGGATAATTCCAAGGTCAAATGCTAGGTCAAATGCTAGGATAGTTCTAAGTtcaaagatagttcttccaagcTCTAATGTTGAGGAATATTCTGGAATCATTCTTCGTGGCACAATTTCACGCATTGTGAACCCTGAAG GTCGGGGTAGCGGAAAACTCTACACGAGGGAAAATCGTCCAagttggtggccaaaagatgtGGCTTTTTCTCCTGCGACAG gGCCCAAAGCTTTCGCGAATGGTATCACTGCTGAACCCCTGAGAAAGATATTTGCAGCTTTCTTGGAGAAATGTCctgagcagtacacaat ATCTCCTCCAGttgatcagcaaaactctGCCGTGGCAGTTAGAACTGACCAACCAGAAGACCCTGCAGTTAGAACTACTCTATTAATTAACTCTGCAGTTGGTGCAAAGAAAACCAGGATGATGCCAGGCAcaaagatagttcttccaagcTCTAATGTTGAGGAATATTCTGGAAACATTCTTCAGAGCGTAATGTCACGTATTGCAAACTCTCAAG GTTGGAGGGGTAGAAACGTCTACACAAGTGATATTTGCCCAagttggtggccaaaagatgtGGCGTTTGCTCCTATGACAG GGCACAAAACTATTGGTATTGTCACTGCTGTACACCGGAGAAAGGTACTGGCAGCTTTCCTGAAAAAATGTCctgagcagtacacaat ATCACCCGGGGCTTGGCTACTCAATCCCACCTCTTCCCCACTCATTGGTGATAAGCAACCAGTGAGAGAAGTTGACCCACAAAGTTCCTCTGAAAGTGATCAAGAATTGGTACAATATGCAAGCCCAAAGCTTATCCTACCCAGCTCTTGTGCAAATGATTATCGTCAACCTGCTCTCATTGCGCTAATTCGAAAGATTTTAAATCCCCAAC GGCGACACTTCATATACTCCAGTGCTAATTGTCCCAGCTGGTGGCCGACTGATGTACCATTCATTAGGACTCTAG ATATGAAAGCTAAAGGTAGGAATAAAGTACTGACAGCTTTTCTGAAGAAATGTCctgagcagtacacaat atcacctcctgttgatcagcaaaactctGCCTCGACAGTTGAAACTGACCAACCAGAAGACTCCCTCATATATGGCGATGATAGTTCAAATGAATCTGATAAAGAAAATGCTAGTATACCAAGTGAAATTGACCAACCAGAAGACTCCCTCATATATGGCGATGATAGTTTAAATGAATCTGATGAAGAAAATGCTAGCATACCAAGTGAAACTGACCAGCCAGAAGACTCCCTCATATATGGCGATGATAGTTCAAATAAATCTGATGAAGAAAATGCTAGCATACCAAGTGAAACTGACCAACCAGAAGACTCCCTCATATATGGCGATGATAGTTCAAATAAATCTGATGAAGAAAATGCTAGCATACCAAGTGACCCGGAAGACCTGGTGAATAGTCTAGAGCAGCACCTTCTGGATTCTAGGAAAAGAAGGCTCGAGGCTGAGATGAAAGTTGAGGAGCTGACGAAAGAAGTCAAACGTCTCAGAGAAGAAAGGAAGTTCATAGGTTCTATTGTGAAACGATCGCGACTCCATCACTAG
- the LOC135339492 gene encoding uncharacterized protein LOC135339492, with translation MMPGSKIVLPSSNADDYTTTALHSIVSRIVNPTSVKGRSSKEIYKIENCPSWWPNDVLFSPVLVPKAVTNGITSIHWRKILAAFLEKCPEQYTISPPVDQQNSASADLPEYPLLGTKRARMMPGSKIVLSREISSNQQNSALTVETDQPEDPAVGTKRARIMPGLKIVLPREISSNQQNSASTVETDQPEDPAVGTKRARIMPGSKIVLPSSNVEEYSGLILRGTIAGIVNPKGIRNFYTKDNCPSWWPKDVVFTPVTGPKAIANGITIGHQRKIMAAFLEKCPEQYTISPRKRLLYPTSSPQSSSESSSLVGDKQPVREVSPQSSSESDQEEPVGMNQTPPTGAYRTRSVGATISTAAQHASPKLILPSSCANDYHQSGLTSLIRNILNPKGRHFIYSSANCPSWWPTDVPFIRTEDMETKDRRKVLTAFLKKCPDQYTISPPVGQQNSASIVETNQPEDTIIDVQMESDAESDASIPSDPEDLVNSLEQHLLDSRKRILEAERKVEELTEEVKRLREERKYIGSIVKRSRLHH, from the exons ATGATGCCAGGTTCAAAAATAGTTCTTCCAAGCTCTAATGCTGATGATTATACTACAACAGCTCTTCATAGCATCGTGTCACGTATTGTGAACCCTACAA GTGTGAAGGGTAGAAGCAGCAAAGAAATCTACAAGATTGAGAATTGTCCGAGTTGGTGGCCAAATGATGTGCTGTTTTCTCCTGTGTTAG TGCCCAAGGCTGTCACGAATGGTATCACTTCTATACACTGGAGAAAGATTTTGGCAGCTTTCTTGGAGAAATGTCctgagcagtacacaat atcacctccagttgatcagcaaaactctGCCTCGGCTGATCTACCAGAATACCCACTGCTTGGTACAAAGAGAGCCAGGATGATGCCAGGCTCAAAGATAGTTCTTTCAAGAGAAATTTCTTCCAATCAGCAAAACTCTGCCTTGACAGTTGAAACTGACCAACCAGAAGACCCTGCAGTTGGTACAAAGAGAGCCAGGATAATGCCAGGCTTaaagatagttcttccaagAGAAATTTCTTCCAATCAGCAAAACTCTGCCTCGACAGTTGAAACTGACCAACCAGAAGACCCTGCAGTTGGTACAAAGAGAGCCAGGATAATGCCAGGCtcaaagatagttcttccaagcTCTAATGTTGAGGAATATTCTGGACTCATTCTCCGTGGCACAATTGCAGGCATTGTGAACCCTAAAG GCATCAGAAACTTCTACACAAAGGATAATTGTCCAagttggtggccaaaagatgtGGTGTTCACTCCTGTGACAG GGCCCAAGGCTATCGCAAATGGCATCACTATTGGACACCAGAGAAAGATTATGGCAGCTTTCTTGGAGAAATGTCCggagcagtacacaat ATCTCCCAGGAAACGGCTACTCTATCCCACCTCTTCCCCACAAAGTTCCTCTGAAAGTTCCTCACTCGTTGGTGATAAGCAACCAGTAAGAGAAGTCAGCCCACAAAGTTCCTCTGAAAGTGATCAAGAAGAGCCTGTAGGAATGAACCAAACACCACCTACTGGAGCTTATCGTACCCGATCAGTTGGAGCCACAATCAGCACTGCTGCACAACATGCAAGCCCAAAGCTTATCCTACCCAGCTCTTGTGCAAATGACTATCATCAAAGTGGTCTCACTTCGCTAATTCGAAACATTTTAAACCCCAAAG GGCGACACTTCATATACTCCAGTGCTAATTGTCCCAGCTGGTGGCCGACTGATGTACCATTCATTAGGACGGAAG ATATGGAAACTAAAGACAGGAGAAAAGTACTGACAGCTTTTCTGAAGAAATGCCCTGaccagtacacaat atcacctccTGTTGGTCAGCAAAACTCTGCCTCGATAGTTGAAACTAACCAACCAGAAGACACCATCATTGATGTACAAATGGAATCTGATGCTGAATCTGATGCTAGCATACCAAGTGACCCGGAAGACCTGGTGAATAGTCTAGAGCAGCACCTTCTGGATTCTAGGAAAAGAATACTCGAGGCTGAGAGGAAAGTTGAGGAGCTGACGGAAGAAGTCAAACGTCTCAGAGAAGAAAGGAAGTATATAGGTTCTATTGTGAAACGATCACGACTccatcactag
- the LOC135339494 gene encoding uncharacterized protein LOC135339494 isoform X1, producing the protein MMPSSKIVLPSSDAEEYNGIMLRSTISRIVNPTRAKGVYGREIYKSENCPSWWPNDVLFSPAFGPNAETNGIALVRLRKVLAAFLEKCPEQYTISPPVDQQNSALTEYPAVGTKRARMMPGSKIVFPSSDVKEYSGNILQSVMLRIANSKGWGKNFYTSDNCPSWWPKDVVFAPMTGHRSIGIVTSVHRRKVLAAFLEKCPEQYTISHMTWVLNPPSSPLVGVKQPVREVSPQSSSESYYSESSSESSSESDQEEPDQTPPTRANRTRSVGATISTASQHASPKLILPSSYVNDYSQLGLISLIRKILNAKGRKFKYSNANCPSWWPTDVPFIKAEGMKAKDRAKVLTAFLNKCPEQYTILPPVDQQNSTSTVETDQPEDTVDTYKDRSDESDSDPEDLVNSLEQHLLDSRKRRLEAERKVEELTEEIERLKEERKFIGSIVKRSRLHH; encoded by the exons ATGATGCCAAGCtcaaagatagttcttccaagcTCTGATGCTGAGGAATATAATGGAATTATGCTTCGTAGCACGATTTCCCGTATTGTGAACCCTACAC GTGCAAAAGGTGTATACGGCAGAGAAatctacaagagtgagaattGTCCAAGTTGGTGGCCAAATGATGTGCTGTTTTCTCCTGCGTTCG GGCCCAATGCTGAAACGAATGGTATCGCTCTTGTACGCCTGAGAAAGGTATTGGCAGCTTTCTTGGAGAAATGTCctgagcagtacacaat ATCACCTCCAGttgatcagcaaaactctGCCTTGACAGAATACCCTGCAGTTGGTACAAAGAGAGCCAGGATGATGCCAGGCTCAAAGATAGTTTTTCCAAGCTCTGATGTTAAGGAATATTCTGGAAACATTCTTCAGAGCGTAATGTTACGTATTGCAAACTCTAAAG GTTGGGGCAAAAACTTCTACACAAGTGACAATTGCCCAagttggtggccaaaagatgtGGTGTTTGCTCCTATGACAG GGCACAGATCTATTGGTATTGTCACTAGTGTACACCGGAGAAAGGTACTGGCAGCTTTCTTGGAGAAATGTCctgagcagtacacaat ATCACATATGACTTGGGTACTCAATCCCCCCTCTTCCCCACTCGTTGGTGTTAAGCAACCAGTAAGAGAAGTCAGCCCACAAAGTTCCTCTGAAAGTTACTACTCTGAAAGTTCCTCTGAAAGTTCCTCTGAAAGTGATCAAGAAGAGCCTGACCAAACACCACCTACTAGAGCTAATCGTACCCGATCAGTTGGAGCCACAATCAGCACTGCTTCACAACATGCAAGCCCAAAGCTTATCCTACCCAGCTCTTATGTAAATGACTACTCTCAACTTGGTCTCATTTCACTAATTAGAAAGATTTTAAATGCCAAAG GGAGAAAATTTAAGTACTCCAACGCTAATTGTCCCAGCTGGTGGCCGACTGATGTACCATTCATTAAGGCGGAAG GTATGAAAGCCAAGGACAGGGCAAAAGTACTGACAGCTTTTCTGAACAAATGTCctgagcagtacacaat ATTACCTCCAGttgatcagcaaaactctACCTCGACAGTTGAAACTGACCAACCAGAAGATACAGTTGATACGTATAAAGATAGGTCTGATGAATCTGATAGTGACCCCGAAGATCTGGTGAATAGTCTAGAGCAGCACCTTCTGGATTCTAGAAAAAGAAGGCTCGAGGCTGAGAGGAAAGTTGAGGAGCTGACGGAAGAAATCGAACGTCTCAAAGAAGAAAGGAAGTTCATAGGTTCTATTGTGAAACGATCACGACTCCATCACTAG
- the LOC135339494 gene encoding uncharacterized protein LOC135339494 isoform X2 produces MMPSSKIVLPSSDAEEYNGIMLRSTISRIVNPTRAKGVYGREIYKSENCPSWWPNDVLFSPAFGPNAETNGIALVRLRKVLAAFLEKCPEQYTISPPVDQQNSALTEYPAVGTKRARMMPGSKIVFPSSDVKEYSGNILQSVMLRIANSKGWGKNFYTSDNCPSWWPKDVVFAPMTGHRSIGIVTSVHRRKVLAAFLEKCPEQYTISHMTWVLNPPSSPLVGVKQPVREVSPQSSSESYYSESSSESSSESDQEEPDQTPPTRANRTRSVGATISTASQHASPKLILPSSYVNDYSQLGLISLIRKILNAKGRKFKYSNANCPSWWPTDVPFIKAEGMKAKDRAKVLTAFLNKCPEQYTI; encoded by the exons ATGATGCCAAGCtcaaagatagttcttccaagcTCTGATGCTGAGGAATATAATGGAATTATGCTTCGTAGCACGATTTCCCGTATTGTGAACCCTACAC GTGCAAAAGGTGTATACGGCAGAGAAatctacaagagtgagaattGTCCAAGTTGGTGGCCAAATGATGTGCTGTTTTCTCCTGCGTTCG GGCCCAATGCTGAAACGAATGGTATCGCTCTTGTACGCCTGAGAAAGGTATTGGCAGCTTTCTTGGAGAAATGTCctgagcagtacacaat ATCACCTCCAGttgatcagcaaaactctGCCTTGACAGAATACCCTGCAGTTGGTACAAAGAGAGCCAGGATGATGCCAGGCTCAAAGATAGTTTTTCCAAGCTCTGATGTTAAGGAATATTCTGGAAACATTCTTCAGAGCGTAATGTTACGTATTGCAAACTCTAAAG GTTGGGGCAAAAACTTCTACACAAGTGACAATTGCCCAagttggtggccaaaagatgtGGTGTTTGCTCCTATGACAG GGCACAGATCTATTGGTATTGTCACTAGTGTACACCGGAGAAAGGTACTGGCAGCTTTCTTGGAGAAATGTCctgagcagtacacaat ATCACATATGACTTGGGTACTCAATCCCCCCTCTTCCCCACTCGTTGGTGTTAAGCAACCAGTAAGAGAAGTCAGCCCACAAAGTTCCTCTGAAAGTTACTACTCTGAAAGTTCCTCTGAAAGTTCCTCTGAAAGTGATCAAGAAGAGCCTGACCAAACACCACCTACTAGAGCTAATCGTACCCGATCAGTTGGAGCCACAATCAGCACTGCTTCACAACATGCAAGCCCAAAGCTTATCCTACCCAGCTCTTATGTAAATGACTACTCTCAACTTGGTCTCATTTCACTAATTAGAAAGATTTTAAATGCCAAAG GGAGAAAATTTAAGTACTCCAACGCTAATTGTCCCAGCTGGTGGCCGACTGATGTACCATTCATTAAGGCGGAAG GTATGAAAGCCAAGGACAGGGCAAAAGTACTGACAGCTTTTCTGAACAAATGTCctgagcagtacacaat ttga